A segment of the Dehalococcoidia bacterium genome:
AGGACGGCGACGAAGTGGCGGTGATCCCGGCGATGGCCGGCGGCGCAGACGCCGCGCAGCCGGCGAAGCGCACGGCAGGCGCGCTGACGCCGGACCAGGTGAACCGCTATTCACGGCACATCATCATGCCGCAGGTGGGGCCTTCCGGTCAGCGCAAGATCATGGAGTCGAGCATCCTGATCATCGGCGCCGGCGGCCTCGGCTCGCCGATCGCCGTGTACCTGGCGCTCGCGGGCATCGGGAAGATCGGCATCGTCGACTTCGACACCGTCGACCTGTCGAACCTGCAGCGGCAGATCCTGCACCAGAACGACGACATCGGCAAGTCGAAGGCCGTGTCGGCGAAGGAGACGATCAACGCGTACAACCCGGATGTCGACGTGGTGGTACACGACGTGCCGATCACGTCGGATAACGCGCTGGAGATCATCGAGCAGTACGACTACGTGATCAACGGCGCCGACAACTTCGCGGCGCGGTACCTGGTGAACGACGCGTGCTTCTTCCTGAAGAAGCCGCTTATCGATGGCTCGATCCTGCTGTTCGACGGGCAGGTGACGGTGTACCTGCCCGACAAGGGCTGCTACCGCTGCCTCTACCCGTCGCCGCCGCCGCCCGGCATGGTGCCGAGTTGCGCTGAGGCAGGCGTGCTGGGCGCGCTCTGCGGCACCGTCGGCACGATCCAGGCGACGGAGGTGGTGAAGCTCATCCTGGGCGTCGGGGACTCGCTGCACGGACGCTTGCTGCTCTACGACGCACTCGCGATGGAGTTTCGGCAGGTGCGCATCCGCAAGGACCCCAACTGCGTGCTTTGCGGCGAGAATCCGACCGTCACGGAATTGATCGATTACGACGCGTGGTGCGGCGGCGCGTTCGAACATACCAACGAAGAAGAGCAGAAGGCCGCCGAGGCCGCGGCGAAGCTGCGCGAGAAATCCGCCGCTTCGATGAACGCGTAGCAGACGGCGCGGGTCGTCGCGCGCGGCCGGGCCGTCACGAATTCACAGGGGCGGGGAAGAAACGACGTATGGCCGTGGAAGTGAAAGTCACATCCGTGCTGCAGAAGATCACCGGCGCGAAGGTCGTGCGGGGTGAAGGGGGCACGGTCTCGGAACTGCTCTCGAACCTCGATACGCAATATCCGGGGTTCAAGAACCAGATCATGCAGGACGGCAGCCTGCACCGATTCGTGAACATCTACCTCAACGACGAGGACATCCGGTATCTCGATCAACTCGACACGCGCGTGAAGGAAGGCGACTCGGTGTCGATCCTGCCCGCGCTTGCCGGCGGCCGGAGCTGACGTGCTGTACGAAAGCATGATCGACGCCATCGGCAATACGCCGCTCGTCGAGATGCCGCGCATGAGCCCGAAGGCGTCGGTGCGGCTGTACGCGAAGCTCGAAGGTCAGAACCCGAGCGGCAGCGTCAAAGACCGCATCGCGAAGTACATGATCGAGGACGCCGAGCGTCGCGGCGTGCTGACGAAGGATCGCACCGTACTCGAGCCGACGTCGGGCAACACGGGCATCTCGCTGGCGATGATCTGCCGGCTCAAGGGCTACAAGCTCAAGGTCGTCATCCCGGAAAGCGTTAGCTCGGAGCGGACCGAGTTGTTGCGCGCGTTCGGCGCCGAGATTGTGTACTCGGACGGCGCGCGTGGCACCAACGGGTCGATCGAAGTGGCGCAGCAGATCGCGGCCGAGGATCCGGCGTATTTCATGCCGTACCAGTACGGCAACGAGATGAACCCGCGCGCGCACTACGAGACGACGGGGCCGGAGATCCTGCGCGACCTGCCGGAGATCGACGTGTTCGTCGCGGGCATGGGCACGGGCGGCACGCTGACGGGCGTCGGGCGCTACCTCAAGGAGCAGAAGCCCGGCGTGAAGATCGTCGCGGCGGTGCCGCATCCGGGCGACCTCGTGCAAGGGCTGCGCAGCCTCGACGAGGGATTCATCCCTCCCGTGCTGGACGAGAGTCTGCTGGATGGCAAGATCGTGATCGACTCGCACACGTCGTTCGCTTCGGCGAAGGAGTTGACGCAGGTCGAGGGCATCTTCGCCGGCATCTCGGCCGGCGCCGT
Coding sequences within it:
- the moeB gene encoding molybdopterin-synthase adenylyltransferase MoeB, giving the protein MPVSVYIPTPFRKLTGNRQNVEAEGKDVAEVLANVDKQYPGFHQLVFGSGQEVPAHINIYLNKQEIASLEGIATKVKDGDEVAVIPAMAGGADAAQPAKRTAGALTPDQVNRYSRHIIMPQVGPSGQRKIMESSILIIGAGGLGSPIAVYLALAGIGKIGIVDFDTVDLSNLQRQILHQNDDIGKSKAVSAKETINAYNPDVDVVVHDVPITSDNALEIIEQYDYVINGADNFAARYLVNDACFFLKKPLIDGSILLFDGQVTVYLPDKGCYRCLYPSPPPPGMVPSCAEAGVLGALCGTVGTIQATEVVKLILGVGDSLHGRLLLYDALAMEFRQVRIRKDPNCVLCGENPTVTELIDYDAWCGGAFEHTNEEEQKAAEAAAKLREKSAASMNA
- a CDS encoding MoaD family protein, yielding MAVEVKVTSVLQKITGAKVVRGEGGTVSELLSNLDTQYPGFKNQIMQDGSLHRFVNIYLNDEDIRYLDQLDTRVKEGDSVSILPALAGGRS
- a CDS encoding cysteine synthase family protein, translated to MLYESMIDAIGNTPLVEMPRMSPKASVRLYAKLEGQNPSGSVKDRIAKYMIEDAERRGVLTKDRTVLEPTSGNTGISLAMICRLKGYKLKVVIPESVSSERTELLRAFGAEIVYSDGARGTNGSIEVAQQIAAEDPAYFMPYQYGNEMNPRAHYETTGPEILRDLPEIDVFVAGMGTGGTLTGVGRYLKEQKPGVKIVAAVPHPGDLVQGLRSLDEGFIPPVLDESLLDGKIVIDSHTSFASAKELTQVEGIFAGISAGAVLKTAQRVAERLDAGNIVCLFADAGWKYLSTQLWTTNYEDLPEDIEDKIWW